The nucleotide sequence TGCCGGTGTCGCGGCGCACGCCACAGCACCGGGGGCCCGTCGGCAGTCCGACGGGCCCCCGGTGCTGTGGCCGTGCTCTAGTACTTGCGCCGTGCGTTGCGGAACAGGACGGTGAAGCCGGCGATCACCAGCAACCCTCCGGCGGCCGCGGGCCACAGGTTGGCGCCCGTCTCGGCGAGGCCGCCGGTCTGGACCGCCTGGGGTTCGATGCCGCCGCCGGGGATCCCGGTGTCGGAGCCCGCGCCCGCCGCGCTCTGCGACTGCTCGGCAGCGGGGGCGGGAGACGTCGCCGGGGCGCCGATCTCGCCGCCAGAACCGGCCGCGGGCGTGGTGCCGGCCGCCTTGGCCGAGGGCTTCGTGTAGACGCGGGGCCCGGTGGTGGCGTTACCGCCGCCTGAGCCGTTGCCGCCCTGGGCGGGCTCCGTGGTCACCGGCGCCTCGGGGGCCTGGGACGGCTCCTGCGCACCCCCGCCGGAACCGTTGCCGCCGTTCCCACCGGCACCGTTACCGCCGTTGTCGTTACCGCCGGAACCGTTGCCGCCGTTACCGCCGTTGTCGCCACCGGCGCCGCCGTTGTCGTTACCGCCGTTGTCGCCACCGGCGCCGCCGTTGTCGTTACCGCCGTTGTCGCCACCGGCGCCGCCGTTGTCGCCCCCGCCCGCGCCGTTGCCGCCGTTGCCGCCGCCGTTGCCGCCGTTGCCGCCGCCGTTGCCGCCGTTGCCGCCGTTGCCGCCGTTGTCGCCGCCGTTGCCGCCGCCGGCTCCGGCGCCGCAGGTGCGGCCCTGGTTGATGCAGTCGACCATCTGACCCATCAGGCCCTCGTCGAAGACGTTGATGAAGTCGCCGTGGTCGGTCACCGGCTTGTGCAGCTGCTCGGGGAAGGAGTCCACCGCGAACAGCGGAGTGGTCTTCCCGCCGTCCTGGAGGCTGGGCGCGTCGACGTCGTAGACGATCCGCTGCACCAGCTGCGGGACGGCCTTGAAACCGTTCGGGCAGGTGCCGTCCGCGGCGGCGAAGGCCACGTGCGTGCGGTGGTTGGCGCTGTCGATGTTGGCGCCGTCCCAGCAGCTCTGGAACCGGAAGGTGCGCACCACGTCGCTGCCGGACGGGCAGAGCGGGTACTTGTCCTTCAGCTGCCGGTCCTCGAAGCCGGTGCAGCTCCAGGAGGCGTTGGCGTTGGCCGTTCCGTTGACGAAGGCCTTGGCGTCGCCCGTGATGACGCGCAGCAGCCTCGGCATCGCGGTGACCTGGCTGCGCGGGTTGCCGACGAAGGTCAGGGTGACCTCCTTGGGCGTGACGATCTTTCCGGCGTTGCCCTCGATGCCGCCGCCGGGCTTCTGCGCGTCCTGCTCCTGACTGCCGTTCTGGAGACGCAGCACGGGCCAGTAGTAGGTGGACTTGTCGCCCTGGTCCGCGCAGCTCGTCCCGGCCTTCGCCAGGTCGTCGTCGGAGGCGAAGGCGGTGTTGGACTGGTTGCCGACGTAGTCGTGGAAGTGGTGCGCGCCGTTGCTGACGCCCGGGGCCACGATGACGTTGTCGGAGTTGAACAGGCCGTTCGCGTTCACGCCGCAACTGGTGACGAACGTGCCGCGGGAGGGACCGGAGCTGGGATCGGGGGTCTGCCGAGCGGGCTGGACGCTGTTGATGTCGGCGTAGTCCACGGCCACGGGTCCGTTGCCGGCCTGGCCGCCGTTGCCCTGCTGACCGCCCTGCTGACCTCCGTCGCCCTGCTGACCGCCCTGCTGGTTCCCGCCGCCGTTCTGACCGTCGCCGTTCTGGCCGTCGCCCGCCTGGTCGCCGTTCTGGTTCTCGTCGCCGTTGCCGTCGGCGCCTTCGTCGGCCTGGTCGTTGTTGGCGCGCAGGGTGCAGCCGGCGAGCTCGTCCAGGCCCTCGGGGCGGTCCCCGACCCGGTCGATGGCCTCCGCGATGCGCTGGATCGTCGCGGCGCGCTTCTCCTTCAGCGGGTTCATGACCGCGTTGTCCGCGAAGCCGGCGTCCTGCTTGACCGCGTCCGCCGACTCCTGGAGTTGGCGGTAGGCGGCGGCGATCTGCTCGTCCAGCAGGGCGAGTTCGCGGGCGACCTGGGGCGAGGCCTCCTCCGGGACGTCGGTCAGCCGTGCGCCGACGTCGGGACAGTCGATGGTGACGGCGCTGTTGCCGCCCCGCTTCACCGAGTTGACGTCGGAGCCGTCCTCCGTGGCGGAGGCGTAGACGTTCACCGCCATGAGCCCGCCGCCGCCGAGAATGAGCGCCAACGCCGCGAAGGTCGCGCGGCGTCCGCCCGTCTGGCGTCTGCGCCTGTTCTGTACCAAGGAGTGCTCCTACACGTCGTCGGCGGCCATGGGCATGAAGTCCCCCGGCCCTATACGCAACCGGGCACAGGAGTGTTCAGCCGCACCACGAATTCATAGCAAGATCTCAGGCGGAGGCCGTGTCCCGGGTCCCCGCGGCGGCCCGCCGCCTGCGGCGTCCGCGCTCGTGGAGCAGGCCCAGGACGAGGGCGGCGGCCACCGCGATGAGGTGTTCACGGCCGGCGAGATTGGGCTTGGCGATCGACTCGAGGACCATCGAGCCGCCGGTGAGCGTGAAGACGACCGGGGCGCGGCGGACGACCGAGAGATAGGTGAACAGTCCGACGACCGCCGCGGACGGGCCGGTGTCGAGCACCTGGCCGATCTCGGGAGGCAGTCCGAGGCCCCACCGTCCCGGCCCCATCGCCATCATCACCCGCGCGGACAGCGTGCCGGCCAGGGTGGAGGCGTAGGCGATCAGGAGGGTACGGCGGCGGCCGAGGGCCAGTTCGGCCAGGGCGAAGGCGAGGAAGAGCTGGGTGATGCCCGCCCACACGGGGAGGTCGAGGGCCGGGACGTAGAGGGAGACGGGCGTGCGCAGCAGCGCCAGCCACAGGGGCAGGTCGCCCTGGACCCCGCCGAGCACGCGGACGGCGGTCGCGCCCGTGCGGTGCTGGGCGATGGCGTGGAAGAAGATGACGCCGGCGCAGGCGACGAAGGCGAGCAGCAGCGCGGCCGGTCCGCGCCGGCGCAACTGCCGCAGGGGATCGACGACGATGCCGTACCACTCGCCCCGCAGCGTGCGGCCGACGAACGCGAGCGCCCGGGAGAACGCCCCGCCCCGCGGCACGGCGTCGGCCCCGGCCCCGGCAGCACCGGCAGCGGCTCCCGCACCGGCACCGGATGTGGCGACACCCGGTGGGACCCGGTCACGCACGACACCCGGTCGGACCCGGTCACGCACGACGCCCGTCCACCCGCCCGCCCGCTCGGCGCGCGGCTCGCCCCCGGTACGGCCCTCACGCGCCCGGACCCCTCCCCCCTGGGTGCGGCCGGCGCGCGGCTCGTCCGCGGGGCGGCGTTCGCGGGGCCGTTCCAGGTCCGGACGCAGGATGCTCAAGGTCTCCCCCAAACACTCGTCGCACGATGTTTCCTACGAGTCACGTCCCGGAAGACGCAGGGCGGGGCCGCGAGGATTACTCCCGTTCAAGCCGTCTACCTCACATTTCGACCGAGGCCCGGTCACAGGCCGGGACGAGGAAGCCCGGCCGGGGGCCCGGGGCGGGCGGCGCCGAGGGCCCCCGGTGCGGCCGATGACGCCCGGTCACCCCGCCGTCACGGCGGTGGGCTAGTGTCACGGAAGTGGAACGCACCGACCAGCGGAACATGACCCCGGCCGGGTTATCGCGCACGGCGGGCCCGACCGGCCCCGGCGCCCTCGGCCTCCGCCCCTCCTCCCCTATCTGCTTCCGCCCCTTCGCGCCGTGGGCGACCACCGCGTGAGGCGATCCTCACCCGCCGCGGCCGGACCCGTCACCGGGCCCCGGACCGCCGCGGAACCCCTGCCGACCCTCCTCGCCGACGGCCTGCTCACCGAGCGGCTGGCGCTCGCCGTGCCCGAGGGCACCAGGACCGTCGTGGCCGAGTACGAGATCCAGCCGGGCCACTCACTGCCGTGGCACTACCACGAGGGCCGGGTGGTCGCCGTCGTGACGGCGGGCGTCCTGACCCGGACCCTGGCGGACGGCTCCGAGTGCGTGACCCCCGCCGGCGGGTGCATCGTCGAACCCGTGGGACCGCGGGGTGTGCACATGGCGGAGAACCGGGAGCCGGAACCCCTGCGCATCTGCGCCCTCTTCTTCCTTCCCCAGGGCAGCCCGCTGTCTACGCGCGCAGAACCGCCGGCGGGCCCGGCCGGCCGACGCTGACCCCGGCGCTGAGCCCGGCGCGGGCCCGCCGGGCTCAGCGCGCCGGCCGGGGGCCCGTCTCCTGCACCGGGAACGTCTGCTCGGCGCCCGGCAGCACGGGCCGGGGCAGGGTGGCGACGTCCTCCTGCGCCCGCTGCCACTGTTCCTCCGTGTCGTCGGGCAGCGCGGGTGCGGCCGCGCCGGTGCCGGAGAAGCGGAAGGCGGAGGTCAGGTCGCCGAACGTGGCGCGCCGCCAGGCGCTGATGTTGGGCTCCGTGACCCCGGTGAGCCGCTCCAGGAACCGCAGGGTGGAGGTGTGGTCGAAGGGCTCGGATGCCACCCAGCCGCCTACGGTCCAGGGCGAGACGACGATGGCGGGGACCCGGAATCCACCGCCGACCGGAAGCCCGGCGACGAACTCCCCGGGTGTGTCCACCGGCGGGGTGGGCGGCGGCACATGGTCGAACAGGCCGTCGTTCTCGTCGTAGTTGAGGATGAACGCGGTCTTCTTCCAGACCTTCGGGTTGGCCGCGATGGCCTCGATCTTCGAGGCGACGAACGCCGCGCCCGCCGCGGGCAGGTAGTCCGGGTGCTCCGACTGGTGGCCCGGCGGCACCAGCCAGGACACGGTCGGCAGCCGGTCGGCCCGGGCGTCGTCCTCGAACGTGCCCTCCGGCTGGGGCCGTACCCCCCGCTCGTACAGCTCGGAGCCGGGGAGCGCGTCCCGGAAGGCGGCGAACTGCTCGAGCAGGTTGCAGCCGTAGTCGTCCTCCTGCTGGTACACCTTCCAGTCGACCCCGGCGGCCTGGAGCCGCTCGGCGTACGTCGTCCAGCTGAACGGTGTGGGCGCGGAGTTGCGGACGACCGGTCCGCCGTGCGCGCCCTCGGGGTCGACGGTGCCGGTCATCCACATCAGGCGGTTGGGCCAGGTCGGGCCGAGGACCGAGCTGAAGTAGTGGTCGCAGAGGGTGAACGTCTCGGCGAGGGCGAACTGGAACGGGATGTCCTCACGGGTGTAGTAGCCCATGACGTAGGGGGCGTTGGCGCCGTCGGCCGTGCGATGGGCCGTCACCCAGCGGTCCATGTGCCCGCCGTTCCACGCCTCGTGCTGCACCGACCAGGCGTGGCTCGTGGACGGGATGGCCTGCGCGCTGGAGGTACGGGTGTCCAGGTGGAAGGGCAGGAGGTAGCCGGCCGGGTTGCCGGTGTCGGGCTGGTAGAAGACGGACCGTCCGGTCTCGAGGGTGAGCGCGTCGGGGTCGGCGAACCCGCGCACGCCGGACAGGGTGCCGAAGTAGTGGTCGAAGGAGCGGTTCTCCTGCATCAGCAGGACGACGTGTTCGACGTCGGCGAGCGAGCCACGGCGCGCCGGTCCGGCCGCGACGGCCTTCTGCACGCTGGGCGGGAGGAGGGAGAGGGCCGCGGCGGCCCCCAGCGCTCCCGCGGTCGAGCCCAGGAGTCTGCGTCGGGTCAACTCGGCCATGTCTGCTGTGCCCCTTGCTGAACGGACGAAGCGGAGGAAACGGGGGAATCGCCGGGAAGGGCGGGAACGGTGGGAACGGGGGAGGCGGCGGGAAGGGCGGGAACGGGCGAAGCGGCGCGAACGCGGGATGCCGAGGGAACGGCCGGGTGGTGGAAGGCGCGGGACGTGCCGGGCGGGCGGCTCAGGACCACAGCTCCTCGCTGTCGCACACCCGCGCCCCCATGTTGCGCTCCATCATCACGAGCGCCGCGTCGGCGAGTTCGGCGTGGATGTGGGCGACGGCGTCGCGGGGCACGGTCACCCGGAGGTGGCGGATGTGGGCGTCCAGCGCCGAGTACAGGACGCACTGCTCGGTGACCTGGCCGCACAGGACGACGTGGTCGATGCCCTCCTGGTGCAGGAGGTAGGACAACGGGGTCTCGAAGAAGATCGAGTGCCGTGCCTTCAGGACGAACAGGGACCGCTGGTCGGGCAGGAGGGGCTCGACCAGGTCGGCGTGCGAGCCGGAGAGGGCCTTGTCGAGCAGCTCCCCGTGGTGCGAGCGCCACTGGCCGAAGTTGTCGTTGACGTAGACGACGGGCACACCGGCGTCGCGGGCCCGTTCGACGAGACCGGCGGCCACCGGTACCACCTCGCGGGCCGACGGCAGAAGCAGCTCGGCGTCCGGGTGGTCGTAGGTGTTGATCATGTCGATGACGATCAGCGCGGTCGTGCCCATGCCGCTATGGGTTCCCGGCGCGGCGTGGATATGACGGCAGATCACTCTTCCGCGCGAGGAAGGGACGCGGGCGGCCGGTCGGCGAATATCGGTGGCGGAGGCCACGACCGGCTCGGTTACAGTGCTCCGCCGGTATCGCGCCGGCACCGAGAGGAGACACAGCGGTGCGCTTTGGGGTGGGGAACGCGGGGCGGCGCGGACACAGGGGGCGGGCGCTGACCCTTGCGGCCCTGTCGACGGGGCTGGTGACGGGGCTGATGACCGGGTGCGCGGCCGAGGACGGCGACCCGGATCCCGCGTCAGGGGCGTCCGCGGGGACCGCCGCGAAGGTCGCGCGGCGCGGCGGGTCCGTCGGGGCCTCCGGGTCCGCCTGCGAGCTGCCCGTCACCTTCGACACCGCGGAGTTCTGGAAGGCCAAGGCGGTCGACGCCGACGAGGCGTCCGCCGCCGGCGGGGACCTGGCCGGCCTCGCGGACGCCTTCCTGCGCCAGGGCCCGGTCACCATGGCGTGCGAGATCGACGCCAAGCCCGCCGGGAAGATCGGCTTCCTGCGGGTGTGGACCGGCGAGCCCGGCGACGCGGACGCGACGGCCGTCCTGAAGGGGTTCGTCACCGCCGAGCAGGGCGCGAGCGGGGCGAAGTACCGCACGTTCGAGGCGGGCGGCCTCACCGGCGCCGAGGTCGAGTACGTCACCACCAGCAAGCTCCTCGAGGAGACGAAGAAGGAGCGCGCGCTCGCCGTCACCACGTCCGCGGGTCCCGTCGTCCTGCACCTGGGCGGCATGGACACCGACGAGCACGAGGCGATGCTCCCGGCGTACGAACTGGCCAGGTCCACCCTCCGCCCCACCGGCTGACCGGAGCCGGGGTCAGGCGCGCAGCAGTTCGCGCATGCGTTCCGCCGCGCGTACGGCGCGGTCGCCGCAGCAGGTGTTGAACAGCACGTGCACCTGCTCGGCCCGCCGGGCGAGCGCCCGCACCCTCGGGACCCACTCGCAGAGCTCGTCGTCGGTGTACTCGTGCCGGAAGCGGTCCTCCTTGCTGCCGGTGCCCCAGGCCGGGCTGCGGCCATGCAGCCGGACGACCGCGAGCCGTCCGCAGGTCACGTGCGTGACGGGCGGCACCGCGGACGGCGGCGACTGCGCCATGTCGACGGCCACGGCGGCGAAGCCGTGGGAGCGCAGCAGGCCGGCCGTGGCGTGCTCCTGTTCCCCGCGCCACCAGTGCGGGTGCCGGAACTCGACGCAGACCGGCCATCCGGCGGTGCGTTCCGCGCACCGGTCGAGGAACTCCCGCGCCCGCGGCCCGGGGCGGAACCACGGCGGGAACTGGAAGAGGACGGCGCCGAGCCGTCCCGCGTCCCGTAACGGCCGGATCCCGTCCGAGAACCTGCGCCACACCTCGTCGAGGGCCTCGGGCCCGCGGATGTCGTCGGGCAGGCCCGGCGGCAGTACGGCGGCCCGCGTGGGGTGGCCGGTCAGCAGGGAGAAGGCCTTCACGTCGAAGACGAAGCCGTCCGGGGTGCGCCCGGCCCACAACGCGCTGGTGCGCTCGCCGGGCAGCGCGTAGTACGTGGCGTCCACCTCGACGACCGGGAAGCGTTCGGCGTAGTGGCGCAACCGTCCCTCCGCGTCGCGCCGCCCGCTCGGGTACCAGCCGCTGGAGACCAGCGCCCGGTCCGTCCAGGAGCACGAACCCACCAGAATCTCGCCCATGGCGTGCGGTTACCCCGCCGGGAGCGGGTCTCCCCCGCCGCGCGGATGCGCGCCCGGCCCGATGTGGCGCATTCTTGCTGTGTCGCTCAAGCGGCGGCGCACGGACGAGGTAGGGCCAGATGACTGGGAGCGCCGGAGACGAGCGGAAGCCGTCCGGGCCGCCGCCCGCGCTGCTGACCGGCACCGTGGCGGACGCGCTGCGGGTGACGGACGGCCGCGTCGCCGGCGTGTACCTCCGCTCCCCCACGCCCGGACTGCTGCGCCTCGCGGTCCTCGCGGGGCTGCCGGGCCCGCTGTTCCGCCCCTGGTGGCGGGTGACCGTGGACCGGCCGTTCCCGGTGGCCGACGTGCACCGGACGGGCGTGCCGGTGGTGCTGGCCAACGCGACCGAGACGATGCGCGACTACGCGCAGCTCGCGGCGGGCCTGCCCTTCCAGTTCGGCTCGCTGTACGTGCCCGTGGTGGCGGACGGCCGGTCCTTCGGGGTGCTGGCGGTCCTGCGGGCCGCGGCGGCCGACGCGGCGGAGGTGCAGGCGGAGCACGAACGGCTGGCGGTGGTGGCGGACGCCCTGGGAGCGGCCCTGTCGCGGCTGGACGCGGACGGCGGGGAGGTCACCTGGGACGGGGAGCCGCTGTGCGTACGGCCGCCCGCCGCGGGACCGGCCCCGGGCCGGGTGGGGCGGTTCGCGTGGGATCCGGCGACGGACGTCGTCACCCTGGACGAGCAGGCACGCGCCCTGCTGGGTCTGCCGCCCGGGCAGTCCCCGGGCACCCTGGACGCCCTCGCCCGGGCCGTCGACCCGACGGACGCCCACCGCCTGCCCGGCCTGCTGCACCGGACGGCCGGCGGCCGGCCCCCGCCGCTGCCGATCCAGGTGCGCACCACCGAGGGGGGCCTGCGGCTCCTGGAGCTGTGGGAGGCCACGGGCGCGGCGACCGGGGCGCCCCGCCCGCCCGGGGCGGCCGCGACGCCCCGTCCGATCGCCGGTGTCCTCCTCGACCCGGGCCCGGGGGCCCTCGCCGACGGAGCAGCCGACCTGCTGCCCGAAGGGGTCTTCTGTCTCGACCGGCTGGGGCTCGTCGTGTACGCCAACCCGCGGGCCGGGCACCTCCTGGGCGTGCCGCGTGACCGGCTGGTCGGCCGGTCGCTGTGGGAGGCGGTGCCGTGGCTGAACCAGCCCACCTGCGAGGAGCATCTGCGCGGCGCCCTGCTGTCACCGGAGCCCGCGCACTTCCATGTGCGGCATCCCCACACCCAGAACCGTTCCGCTGTCCCCCGGCCGTACGAGGGCGACTGGCTGCGGATCTCCCTGTACCCGGGCGCGGATCTCGTCACCTGCACGGCCGTGCCCGCCAACCGCGTGCCGCAGGGCACGGATCCCGAACCCGTCGGCGGCGCGCCGCCCGCGCCCGACACGGCGGCCTCGACCGCCCCGGTGTACCGGCCCATCGTGCTGGCCATCGCCCTCACGGAGGCCGTGACCGCGCGCCAGGTGTCGGCGGTGGTGATGCGGGAGCTGCTGCCCGCGTTCGGCGGCCGCCGGCTGGCCATCTACCTGCTCCAGGAACGGCACCTGTACCTGGCGTGGGAGTCGGGGTTCCCCAAGGGGTTCCTGCGCCCGTTCGAGGGGGTGGCGCTCGACGCCCGGCTGCCCGGGGTGGAGACCCTGACGACCGGCCGGCCGCTCTTCTTCGACTCGATGCGGCAGCTGGCGGCCGCCTATCCGGGCATCGCGCTCGACGCGTCGGAGGGGGCCCGCGCCTTCCTGCCGCTGATCGCCTCGGGCCGCCCGGTGGGCTCCTGCATCCTCGGCTTCGACCGCTCGCGCAGCTTCGGCTCGGAGGAGCGCACGGTGCTCACGGCCCTGGCGGGACTGATCGCCCACGCGATGGAGAAGGCCCAGCGCTACGACACCGAGGCCGCTCTGGCCCGCGGGCTCCAGCAGGCGCTGCTGCCGCGCCGGTTGTCGCAGCACGCGCGCGTGGAGACGGCCGGGCGGTATCTGCCGGGCACCGAGGGCATGGACGTCGGCGGCGACTGGTACGACGTGGTGGAGGCCGGGGACGGGCTGGCGCTGGTCATCGGGGACGTCCAGGGGCACGGTGTGCAGGCGGCGGCCACCATGGGTCAACTGCGCAGCGCAGTGCGGGCGTTCGCTCTGGGCGACCGGCCGCCCGAGGAGGTCATGGGAGGCACCAACCATCTCCTCATCGACCTGGACCCCGGGCAGTTCGCCAGCTGCTGCTACGTGCGGCTCGATCCGGCCACCGGGGTGGCCAGGGCGGTGCGCGCCGGGCACCTGCCGCCGCTGCTGCGCCACCCCGACGGCCGAACCGAGGTCGTGGACCTGTCGGGCGGTGTGGTGCTCGGCGTGGACCCGCGCGCCCTCTACCCGGTGACGGAACTGCGGCTGGAGCCCGGCGCGATCCTCGCCCTCTACACGGACGGGCTCGTCGAGCGGCCCGGGCAGGACATCGACGACGGCATCGCGGCACTGCGCCGCGACCTGGCCGGGGCCCTGCCCGGCCCGCACCCCGGCGCGGCCGGCGCGCGGGAGCCACGGGGCGGCCCCGCCGTCCGCTCCCTGGCGGACGTCGCCGACCGC is from Streptomyces asoensis and encodes:
- a CDS encoding SpoIIE family protein phosphatase; its protein translation is MTGSAGDERKPSGPPPALLTGTVADALRVTDGRVAGVYLRSPTPGLLRLAVLAGLPGPLFRPWWRVTVDRPFPVADVHRTGVPVVLANATETMRDYAQLAAGLPFQFGSLYVPVVADGRSFGVLAVLRAAAADAAEVQAEHERLAVVADALGAALSRLDADGGEVTWDGEPLCVRPPAAGPAPGRVGRFAWDPATDVVTLDEQARALLGLPPGQSPGTLDALARAVDPTDAHRLPGLLHRTAGGRPPPLPIQVRTTEGGLRLLELWEATGAATGAPRPPGAAATPRPIAGVLLDPGPGALADGAADLLPEGVFCLDRLGLVVYANPRAGHLLGVPRDRLVGRSLWEAVPWLNQPTCEEHLRGALLSPEPAHFHVRHPHTQNRSAVPRPYEGDWLRISLYPGADLVTCTAVPANRVPQGTDPEPVGGAPPAPDTAASTAPVYRPIVLAIALTEAVTARQVSAVVMRELLPAFGGRRLAIYLLQERHLYLAWESGFPKGFLRPFEGVALDARLPGVETLTTGRPLFFDSMRQLAAAYPGIALDASEGARAFLPLIASGRPVGSCILGFDRSRSFGSEERTVLTALAGLIAHAMEKAQRYDTEAALARGLQQALLPRRLSQHARVETAGRYLPGTEGMDVGGDWYDVVEAGDGLALVIGDVQGHGVQAAATMGQLRSAVRAFALGDRPPEEVMGGTNHLLIDLDPGQFASCCYVRLDPATGVARAVRAGHLPPLLRHPDGRTEVVDLSGGVVLGVDPRALYPVTELRLEPGAILALYTDGLVERPGQDIDDGIAALRRDLAGALPGPHPGAAGAREPRGGPAVRSLADVADRLTSTARRAADRADDIALLLATRRAARTPPGTNTGDA
- a CDS encoding cysteine hydrolase family protein, translating into MGTTALIVIDMINTYDHPDAELLLPSAREVVPVAAGLVERARDAGVPVVYVNDNFGQWRSHHGELLDKALSGSHADLVEPLLPDQRSLFVLKARHSIFFETPLSYLLHQEGIDHVVLCGQVTEQCVLYSALDAHIRHLRVTVPRDAVAHIHAELADAALVMMERNMGARVCDSEELWS
- a CDS encoding cupin domain-containing protein, whose protein sequence is MRRSSPAAAGPVTGPRTAAEPLPTLLADGLLTERLALAVPEGTRTVVAEYEIQPGHSLPWHYHEGRVVAVVTAGVLTRTLADGSECVTPAGGCIVEPVGPRGVHMAENREPEPLRICALFFLPQGSPLSTRAEPPAGPAGRR
- a CDS encoding DUF72 domain-containing protein, giving the protein MGEILVGSCSWTDRALVSSGWYPSGRRDAEGRLRHYAERFPVVEVDATYYALPGERTSALWAGRTPDGFVFDVKAFSLLTGHPTRAAVLPPGLPDDIRGPEALDEVWRRFSDGIRPLRDAGRLGAVLFQFPPWFRPGPRAREFLDRCAERTAGWPVCVEFRHPHWWRGEQEHATAGLLRSHGFAAVAVDMAQSPPSAVPPVTHVTCGRLAVVRLHGRSPAWGTGSKEDRFRHEYTDDELCEWVPRVRALARRAEQVHVLFNTCCGDRAVRAAERMRELLRA
- a CDS encoding lipoprotein; this encodes MRFGVGNAGRRGHRGRALTLAALSTGLVTGLMTGCAAEDGDPDPASGASAGTAAKVARRGGSVGASGSACELPVTFDTAEFWKAKAVDADEASAAGGDLAGLADAFLRQGPVTMACEIDAKPAGKIGFLRVWTGEPGDADATAVLKGFVTAEQGASGAKYRTFEAGGLTGAEVEYVTTSKLLEETKKERALAVTTSAGPVVLHLGGMDTDEHEAMLPAYELARSTLRPTG
- a CDS encoding DUF1996 domain-containing protein, with protein sequence MAVNVYASATEDGSDVNSVKRGGNSAVTIDCPDVGARLTDVPEEASPQVARELALLDEQIAAAYRQLQESADAVKQDAGFADNAVMNPLKEKRAATIQRIAEAIDRVGDRPEGLDELAGCTLRANNDQADEGADGNGDENQNGDQAGDGQNGDGQNGGGNQQGGQQGDGGQQGGQQGNGGQAGNGPVAVDYADINSVQPARQTPDPSSGPSRGTFVTSCGVNANGLFNSDNVIVAPGVSNGAHHFHDYVGNQSNTAFASDDDLAKAGTSCADQGDKSTYYWPVLRLQNGSQEQDAQKPGGGIEGNAGKIVTPKEVTLTFVGNPRSQVTAMPRLLRVITGDAKAFVNGTANANASWSCTGFEDRQLKDKYPLCPSGSDVVRTFRFQSCWDGANIDSANHRTHVAFAAADGTCPNGFKAVPQLVQRIVYDVDAPSLQDGGKTTPLFAVDSFPEQLHKPVTDHGDFINVFDEGLMGQMVDCINQGRTCGAGAGGGNGGDNGGNGGNGGNGGGNGGNGGGNGGNGAGGGDNGGAGGDNGGNDNGGAGGDNGGNDNGGAGGDNGGNGGNGSGGNDNGGNGAGGNGGNGSGGGAQEPSQAPEAPVTTEPAQGGNGSGGGNATTGPRVYTKPSAKAAGTTPAAGSGGEIGAPATSPAPAAEQSQSAAGAGSDTGIPGGGIEPQAVQTGGLAETGANLWPAAAGGLLVIAGFTVLFRNARRKY
- a CDS encoding alkaline phosphatase family protein, with protein sequence MAELTRRRLLGSTAGALGAAAALSLLPPSVQKAVAAGPARRGSLADVEHVVLLMQENRSFDHYFGTLSGVRGFADPDALTLETGRSVFYQPDTGNPAGYLLPFHLDTRTSSAQAIPSTSHAWSVQHEAWNGGHMDRWVTAHRTADGANAPYVMGYYTREDIPFQFALAETFTLCDHYFSSVLGPTWPNRLMWMTGTVDPEGAHGGPVVRNSAPTPFSWTTYAERLQAAGVDWKVYQQEDDYGCNLLEQFAAFRDALPGSELYERGVRPQPEGTFEDDARADRLPTVSWLVPPGHQSEHPDYLPAAGAAFVASKIEAIAANPKVWKKTAFILNYDENDGLFDHVPPPTPPVDTPGEFVAGLPVGGGFRVPAIVVSPWTVGGWVASEPFDHTSTLRFLERLTGVTEPNISAWRRATFGDLTSAFRFSGTGAAAPALPDDTEEQWQRAQEDVATLPRPVLPGAEQTFPVQETGPRPAR